The Schistocerca piceifrons isolate TAMUIC-IGC-003096 chromosome 5, iqSchPice1.1, whole genome shotgun sequence genome has a segment encoding these proteins:
- the LOC124798073 gene encoding oligosaccharyltransferase complex subunit ostc-B: MEFMYRIPFYVLEVPNLKIKRPSWFHQPSAMVMFSLVLVSYFLVTGGIIYDVIVEPPSVGSTTDEHGHSRPVAFMPYRVNGQYIMEGLASSFLFTMGGLGFVVLDHTHSPSTPKLNRILLISVGFLCILVSFFTCWIFMRMKLPGYLQS; this comes from the exons ATGGAATTTATGTATAGAATACCTTTTTATGTCTTAGAAGTTCCTAACTTAAAAATAAAACGACCATCATGGTTTCATCAACCTTCTGCTATGGTTATGTTTTCTCTTGTGCTGGTGTCTTATTTTCTGGTAACCGGAG GTATTATTTATGACGTAATTGTTGAACCGCCGAGTGTTGGGTCGACAACAGATGAACATGGTCATTCGAGACCG GTTGCCTTCATGCCGTACCGTGTAAATGGACAGTACATAATGGAAGGATTAGCATCCAGTTTTCTTTTTACAATGGGTGGACTGGGATTTGTTGTGTTAGACCATACACACAGTCCTTCTACGCCAAAGCTCAATCGGATACTTCTAATATCTGTTGGATTCTTGTGCATTCTTGTGTCATTCTTCACATGTTGGATATTTATGCGCATGAAGTTGCC GGGATACCTGCAATCATaa